The following proteins are co-located in the Armatimonadota bacterium genome:
- a CDS encoding DegT/DnrJ/EryC1/StrS family aminotransferase produces MEPLRIPLSRPDIGDEERKEVLAVLDTPWLSMGPKVGAFERQFAAAVGSRYAIAVSSGTAGLHLALRAVGVGSGDDVITTPFTFVATANVVLMERARPVFVDVDPQTLNLDPATVEAHIERTYAGRGGTLVHRVTGAPLRALLPVAVFGHPVDMDGFVRLRDRFGLPVVHDACEALGARYWSAAREAWVCEAALADAAVYAFYPNKQITTGEGGMVVTSDDGIARACRVGRNQGRDPDAEWLAHEALGFNYRLDELSAALGLAQLRRLPTLLARRRQVAEWYDVLLADVPEVVRPTAAPWADVSWFVYVVRLPSPEVRDAVQRHLLARGIGARPYFPAVHLFRHLRVLGYAPGDFPVAEAAALRGLALPFFAGLTREEVEDVVRTLKEALAIRAPA; encoded by the coding sequence ATGGAGCCTTTGAGGATCCCGCTCTCTCGCCCCGACATCGGAGACGAGGAGCGCAAAGAGGTCCTCGCGGTGCTGGACACCCCATGGCTGAGCATGGGGCCGAAAGTGGGAGCGTTCGAGCGGCAGTTTGCCGCTGCGGTGGGCAGCCGGTACGCCATCGCCGTGAGCAGTGGGACCGCAGGGCTCCACCTGGCCCTGCGCGCAGTGGGAGTGGGGAGCGGAGACGACGTCATCACCACCCCCTTTACCTTCGTCGCCACCGCCAATGTCGTCCTGATGGAGCGGGCCCGGCCGGTCTTCGTCGACGTGGACCCGCAGACGCTCAACCTCGACCCCGCCACCGTGGAGGCGCACATTGAGCGTACTTACGCGGGCCGGGGCGGGACGCTGGTCCACCGGGTCACCGGGGCGCCGTTGCGCGCGCTCCTGCCCGTGGCCGTCTTCGGCCACCCGGTGGACATGGACGGCTTCGTCCGTTTGCGTGACCGCTTCGGCCTGCCCGTCGTGCACGACGCGTGTGAGGCGCTGGGGGCGCGCTACTGGTCCGCCGCCCGCGAGGCGTGGGTCTGCGAGGCCGCCCTCGCCGATGCCGCCGTATACGCCTTCTACCCCAACAAGCAGATCACCACCGGCGAGGGCGGTATGGTCGTGACCTCGGACGACGGGATCGCGCGGGCCTGCCGCGTCGGCCGGAACCAGGGGCGCGATCCGGACGCCGAGTGGCTGGCGCACGAGGCGCTGGGCTTCAACTACCGGCTGGACGAGCTCTCCGCGGCGCTCGGGCTGGCGCAGTTGCGACGGCTGCCCACCCTCCTGGCCCGACGGCGCCAGGTCGCCGAGTGGTACGACGTCCTGCTGGCCGACGTGCCCGAGGTCGTCCGCCCCACTGCCGCCCCCTGGGCGGACGTGAGTTGGTTCGTCTACGTCGTGCGGCTCCCTTCGCCCGAGGTGCGCGATGCCGTCCAGCGTCACCTCCTCGCCCGCGGGATCGGCGCGCGCCCCTACTTCCCTGCCGTCCACCTGTTTCGTCACCTGCGGGTCCTGGGGTACGCCCCCGGGGACTTCCCGGTGGCGGAGGCGGCCGCCCTGCGCGGGCTGGCCCTGCCCTTCTTCGCGGGCCTGACGCGGGAGGAGGTCGAGGATGTTGTCCGCACCCTCAAGGAGGCACTGGCCATCCGTGCCCCTGCCTAG
- a CDS encoding nucleoside-diphosphate sugar epimerase/dehydratase: MPLPRLHPTTTWRALIFLVGDLLIWSLSVWAAFLIRFDGEIPPSYLRDIPYLLALVVPVRLGWHAAYRLYHLTWRTVGLTDLLNILKANTLASLMILGAALMLRTVDAYGDLPRSVLILDYVLSSGGVALFRISRRGWALHRHALRMRGRGGTRLLIVGAGAAGNRILQTIEESGRELYQVVGFVDDDPGKRGAFIRGVRVLGGTDALARLIREQAVEEVLIAMPSVPAPRLREIVAQARATGIQRIKVLPGVDEWLAGRATLKDIRDVNLHDLLRRAPVRIQYDALRTYFTGKRVLVTGAAGSIGAEVVRQLTRFRPALVIAADINESALFELEQELLQARPEAPVQVMLADIRDARKIDWAMATGRPEVVVHAAAYKHVPMMEREVEEAVKTNVFGTLTVAEAALRHDVETFVFISSDKAVHPGNVLGATKRVGELIVQAFGARQRTRFLAVRFGNVLGSRGSLIPLMLEQIRNGGPVTITHPDMTRYFMTISEAVLLVLQTPLMTAPGSVFMLEMGSPIRIVDLVRDLIRLAGLEDDRDIPIVFSGIRAGEKLQEQLVGTDEEFVPTAFDGIGEVRSSRTVDEVTLRLALRELQARVEAMDADGVRSLLRRICEATSVPATLEWAGAGAGLAQGSWTGGQDVSALGGTPS, from the coding sequence GTGCCCCTGCCTAGGCTCCACCCCACCACGACCTGGCGCGCCCTGATCTTCCTGGTCGGGGACCTGCTCATCTGGAGCCTGTCGGTCTGGGCGGCCTTCCTGATCCGCTTCGACGGGGAGATCCCGCCGAGCTACCTCCGGGACATCCCTTACCTGCTGGCCCTGGTGGTGCCGGTACGGCTGGGCTGGCACGCGGCCTACCGGCTCTACCACCTGACCTGGCGGACCGTGGGGTTGACCGACCTCCTCAACATCCTGAAGGCCAACACCCTGGCCTCCCTCATGATCCTGGGCGCAGCCCTGATGCTGCGCACGGTCGACGCCTACGGCGACCTGCCCCGGTCGGTGCTGATCCTGGACTACGTGCTCAGCAGCGGGGGCGTGGCCCTCTTCCGCATCAGCCGGCGCGGCTGGGCCCTCCACCGCCACGCGCTGCGCATGCGGGGTCGCGGGGGCACCCGGCTGCTCATCGTCGGAGCGGGGGCGGCCGGCAACCGGATCCTCCAGACCATCGAGGAGTCCGGCCGGGAGCTCTACCAGGTGGTGGGGTTCGTCGACGACGATCCCGGGAAGCGGGGCGCCTTCATCCGGGGCGTGCGCGTCCTGGGGGGGACGGACGCGCTGGCCCGCCTGATCCGCGAGCAGGCGGTGGAGGAGGTCCTCATCGCCATGCCGTCGGTCCCCGCGCCGCGGCTCCGGGAGATCGTGGCCCAGGCCCGGGCCACGGGGATCCAGCGCATCAAGGTGCTGCCCGGCGTCGACGAGTGGCTGGCGGGGCGCGCCACCCTGAAGGACATCCGCGACGTCAACCTGCACGACCTGCTGCGACGCGCCCCGGTGCGCATCCAGTACGACGCGCTGCGGACCTACTTCACGGGCAAGCGCGTCCTGGTCACCGGGGCCGCCGGGTCGATCGGGGCGGAGGTGGTGCGCCAGCTCACCCGCTTCCGGCCGGCTCTGGTGATCGCCGCCGACATCAACGAGAGCGCGCTCTTTGAGCTCGAGCAGGAGCTGTTGCAGGCCCGACCCGAGGCGCCGGTGCAGGTCATGCTGGCGGACATCCGGGACGCCCGGAAGATCGACTGGGCCATGGCCACGGGCCGTCCCGAGGTCGTCGTCCACGCGGCCGCCTACAAGCACGTCCCGATGATGGAGCGCGAAGTGGAGGAGGCGGTGAAGACCAACGTCTTCGGCACCCTCACGGTGGCCGAGGCCGCTCTGCGCCACGACGTGGAGACGTTCGTCTTCATCTCCAGCGACAAGGCGGTCCACCCGGGGAACGTCCTGGGAGCGACGAAGCGGGTGGGCGAGCTGATCGTCCAGGCCTTTGGCGCCCGGCAGCGCACCCGTTTCCTGGCCGTGCGCTTCGGCAACGTGCTGGGCAGCCGGGGTAGCCTGATCCCCCTCATGCTGGAGCAGATCCGGAACGGGGGTCCGGTGACCATCACCCACCCGGACATGACGCGCTACTTCATGACGATCTCCGAGGCGGTGCTGCTCGTCCTGCAGACGCCGCTGATGACCGCCCCGGGCAGCGTCTTCATGCTCGAGATGGGCAGCCCCATCCGCATCGTCGACCTGGTGCGGGACCTCATCCGGCTGGCGGGGCTGGAGGACGATCGGGACATCCCCATCGTCTTCAGCGGCATCCGTGCCGGCGAGAAACTCCAGGAGCAGCTCGTGGGGACGGACGAGGAGTTCGTCCCCACCGCCTTCGATGGGATCGGCGAGGTGCGGTCGTCTCGGACCGTAGACGAGGTCACCCTGCGCCTGGCGCTGCGTGAGCTGCAGGCGCGGGTGGAGGCCATGGACGCCGACGGGGTGCGCTCGCTGCTCCGCCGTATCTGCGAGGCCACATCTGTCCCAGCGACCCTCGAATGGGCGGGAGCTGGCGCCGGTCTGGCACAGGGGTCGTGGACAGGCGGGCAGGACGTCAGCGCGTTGGGGGGGACGCCATCATGA
- a CDS encoding glycosyltransferase: MSAPTVSVIIPAYNAEAYVGEAIRSVLAQSFRDVELLVVDDGSTDGTAAVVQGFGPGVRYLYQPNAGLPAARNAGIRLARGAIIAFLDADDLWLPDFLDAVVGALLADWGVDGAYAWARYIEPHGRVLPGGMGPTPAGDTLERVFLMGGSLQFSMVALRREVFGRVGLFDETLRQAQDWDFLLRAAAVGIRFACVPRILVYRRVHGESLAADPERHLAWERRVLAKALATLPLPHRLRALAPVAEYRMVVRAAMTHWRQGHHQAAVDRLAEALASWPEAAERPQTYLGLLHRLLPVGVRCAQTVGRELPRLVQEGHRLLDLVLAHPLITATAAIRPRRARAAFHTGVAYLALRSLRLGLAAQAGLQVVAADPTLPLRPTWRRWRSAPVGESR, translated from the coding sequence GTGAGCGCGCCGACGGTCAGCGTGATCATCCCCGCCTACAACGCCGAGGCCTACGTAGGCGAGGCCATCCGGAGTGTCCTTGCTCAGTCCTTCCGCGACGTGGAGCTCCTGGTGGTGGACGACGGGTCCACCGACGGCACAGCGGCGGTGGTGCAGGGCTTCGGCCCCGGGGTGCGCTATCTGTACCAGCCCAATGCCGGACTCCCTGCGGCCCGGAATGCGGGTATCCGGCTCGCGCGTGGCGCCATCATCGCGTTCCTCGATGCCGATGACCTCTGGCTACCGGACTTCCTCGACGCGGTCGTCGGAGCGTTGCTCGCCGATTGGGGGGTCGACGGAGCTTACGCCTGGGCCCGGTACATCGAGCCGCACGGACGGGTCCTCCCCGGAGGCATGGGCCCCACTCCGGCGGGGGACACCCTGGAGCGGGTGTTCCTGATGGGCGGGTCCCTGCAGTTCTCCATGGTGGCGTTGCGCCGCGAGGTGTTCGGGAGGGTGGGGCTCTTCGACGAGACGCTGCGCCAGGCGCAGGACTGGGACTTCCTGCTCCGGGCAGCGGCGGTCGGCATCCGTTTCGCTTGCGTGCCACGGATCCTGGTATACCGACGAGTCCATGGGGAGAGCCTGGCCGCCGACCCGGAACGCCACCTGGCCTGGGAGCGGCGCGTCCTGGCCAAGGCGCTGGCCACGCTGCCGCTCCCCCACCGCCTCCGGGCGCTGGCACCCGTCGCCGAGTACCGCATGGTCGTCCGGGCGGCCATGACGCACTGGCGGCAGGGCCATCACCAGGCCGCGGTCGACCGCCTGGCGGAGGCGCTGGCGTCGTGGCCGGAGGCGGCGGAGCGCCCGCAGACTTACCTGGGCCTGCTCCACCGGCTCCTGCCGGTGGGCGTGCGGTGTGCGCAGACCGTGGGGCGAGAGTTGCCCCGACTGGTGCAGGAAGGCCATCGCCTCCTCGATCTGGTCCTCGCCCATCCCCTCATTACGGCGACCGCGGCCATCCGTCCGCGACGGGCCCGGGCGGCCTTCCACACGGGGGTCGCCTATCTGGCCCTGCGCTCGCTGCGGCTGGGGCTGGCGGCCCAGGCGGGACTGCAGGTGGTGGCCGCCGATCCGACGCTGCCCCTACGTCCGACCTGGCGGCGGTGGCGGAGCGCACCGGTCGGGGAATCGAGGTGA
- a CDS encoding heme-binding protein, which translates to MTGLSLAQALAAVEAARAEAVRLGVALGIAVVDAAGHPVVVVRMDGAIFLAPELALKKAFTAAAFRRPTSAIAPRLTTSDFWMQAPAVAQGRILASGGGVPLLVDGTLVGAVGTSGGTSEQDDLCAQAAAAAVAGGDGRAAAGGDGR; encoded by the coding sequence ATGACCGGTCTGAGCCTGGCTCAGGCCTTGGCTGCCGTGGAGGCCGCGCGGGCGGAAGCGGTGCGGCTCGGGGTGGCCCTGGGGATCGCCGTGGTCGACGCGGCGGGCCATCCCGTCGTCGTCGTCCGCATGGACGGGGCCATCTTCCTGGCCCCCGAGCTGGCCCTGAAGAAGGCCTTCACCGCGGCCGCCTTCCGCCGCCCCACCAGCGCCATCGCGCCGCGCCTGACCACCAGTGACTTCTGGATGCAGGCCCCCGCCGTGGCGCAGGGGCGCATCCTGGCCAGCGGCGGGGGTGTGCCGCTCCTCGTCGACGGGACCCTCGTCGGGGCGGTGGGGACGAGCGGGGGCACCAGTGAGCAGGACGACCTCTGCGCGCAGGCGGCCGCCGCCGCGGTGGCCGGGGGGGACGGGCGAGCGGCGGCCGGGGGGGACGGGCGATGA